The Lycium barbarum isolate Lr01 chromosome 12, ASM1917538v2, whole genome shotgun sequence genome includes a region encoding these proteins:
- the LOC132624666 gene encoding uncharacterized protein LOC132624666: MPRKNASSRCLMKIDLRKAYDMINGEGHGYFAGKRGLRQGDPISPLLFVLVMEYLSRCLKTMSNLPDFRFHLMCKSLQLTHLIFADDLMIFCKGNVSSVSRAMKALTHFSAATGLVANMDKSSIFLAGVDDSTRDQLLARTGFTVSTFPMRYLGLPLSPKKWTKLDCHLLEEKITQRINVTYSKHLSYTGRLQVITAVLFSIHSFWGTVFILPQSIFKEVDKICRVYL, from the exons ATGCCTAGGAAGAATGCATCTTCTAGATGCCTTATGAAAATTGACCTTAGAAAGGCATATGACATG ATTAATGGTGAAGGACATGGTTATTTTGCTGGTAAGAGAGGACTTAGGCAGGGAGATCCTATCTCTCCTTTGTTATTTGTTCTGGTGATGGAATATTTGTCAAGGTGTTTGAAGACAATGAGTAATTTGCCTGATTTTAGATTTCATCTAATGTGTAAATCCTTGCAACTAACTCATCTCATATTTGCTGACGACTTGATGATATTCTGTAAAGGAAATGTGAGCTCAGTAAGTAGAGCCATGAAGGCTTTGACTCATTTTAGTGCAGCTACTGGTTTGGTAGCTAATATGGATAAATCTAGCATTTTCTTGGCTGGAGTAGATGATAGCACCAGAGATCAACTGTTGGCAAGAACTGGGTTTACAGTAAGTACATTTCCCATGAGATATCTAGGGTTGCCATTATCACCTAAGAAATGGACTAAGCTTGATTGTCACTTATTGGAGGAGAAGATAACACAGAGGATTAATGTTACTTACTCCAAGCATCTGTCTTACACTGGTCGACTACAAGTGATAACTGCAGTCTTGTTTTCTATTCATAGTTTCTGGGGAACTGTTTTCATACTTCCCCAGAGCATTTTCAAAGAGGTAGACAAGATATGCAGAGTTTATCTGTAG